One window of the Benincasa hispida cultivar B227 chromosome 3, ASM972705v1, whole genome shotgun sequence genome contains the following:
- the LOC120073498 gene encoding uncharacterized protein LOC120073498, producing the protein MGASQKLSSFNCEIRILEAKNIEFTSPKNLFVRYYLSTDNNKRIRLNTTQISSVSDFTWNQSFSLECLGSQDSIHSLQQSTIVFELRQAKSRPVFGSSSRLLGRAEIPWSEVFESANMGIERWVSLVSANNGTVKQPKLKVGMRVRVPEEMEMNKKMKRFRKWQDECGCCESSKVGDFCEDYELFALAAAMEFL; encoded by the coding sequence ATGGGCGCCAGTCAAAAACTTTCTTCCTTCAACTGTGAAATCAGAATCCTAGAAGCCAAAAACATAGAATTCACATCTCCAAAGAATCTCTTCGTGAGATACTATCTTTCTACAGACAACAACAAAAGGATTCGTCTCAACACAACACAAATCTCTTCCGTCTCCGACTTCACATGGAACCAATCTTTCTCTTTGGAGTGTTTGGGTTCACAAGACTCCATCCACTCCCTCCAACAATCAACCATCGTCTTCGAGCTCCGGCAGGCTAAATCCCGACCTGTTTTCGGGTCATCATCTCGACTTTTGGGTAGGGCTGAGATCCCTTGGAGTGAGGTATTTGAATCCGCAAACATGGGAATTGAAAGATGGGTGTCGTTGGTTTCGGCTAATAATGGGACTGTTAAACAACCTAAATTGAAAGTGGGGATGAGAGTGAGAGTTCCAGAAGAAATGGAGAtgaacaagaagatgaagagATTTAGGAAGTGGCAGGATGAGTGTGGATGCTGTGAATCATccaaagtgggagatttttgtgaGGATTATGAGCTCTTTGCCCTTGCTGCTGCCATGGAATTCTTGTag
- the LOC120073497 gene encoding uncharacterized protein LOC120073497, with protein MYRTEKLFCFSLEIRILEAKNIEFKSPKTLFVRYYISAGNNNNKRIRLSTKEITSKSNFTWKECLSLECWGKDEDSLKQATVILELRKAKTLPFIGATSVIMGSQLLGRAEIPIWNDQPNSEIEKWVCLVCEEGRFLLKQPKLRVEMRVRSAHNEMEIEKKRRFGKWKKDNDQYCGCNNSGMGHCEDHDVFAIAMAASMEFL; from the coding sequence ATGTATAGAACAGAAAAGCTCTTTTGTTTTAGCTTGGAAATCAGAATCTTAGAAGCCAAAAACATAGAATTCAAATCTCCGAAGACACTGTTCGTTAGATACTATATTTCTGCAggtaacaacaacaacaagaggaTTCGCCTCAGCACCAAAGAAATCACTTCCAAATCAAACTTCACTTGGAAGGAATGCTTGTCACTGGAATGTTGGGGTAAAGATGAGGATTCCCTTAAGCAAGCAACTGTGATATTGGAGCTGAGGAAGGCCAAGACACTGCCTTTTATAGGCGCCACATCAGTAATTATGGGTTCTCAACTGCTTGGAAGGGCAGAGATCCCAATATGGAACGACCAACCTAATTCTGAAATTGAGAAATGGGTGTGTTTGGTTTGTGAAGAAGGCCGGTTCTTGTTGAAGCAACCAAAATTGAGAGTGGAGATGAGAGTGAGATCAGCACATAATGAAATGGAGATAGAAAAAAAGAGGAGATTTGGGAAGTGGAAGAAGGATAATGATCAATACTGTGGGTGCAATAATTCTGGGATGGGCCATTGTGAAGATCATGATGTCTTTGCAATTGCAATGGCTGCCTCCATGGAATTCTTGTAG